Proteins encoded together in one Anopheles darlingi chromosome 3, idAnoDarlMG_H_01, whole genome shotgun sequence window:
- the LOC125955166 gene encoding CDAN1-interacting nuclease 1, translating into MVVISTEQYVEIQNFIRDYEGLSIDCSVDLVKQFPAYPKETLGSILSKEVLQRVKSSHSRIVAKSAALINEYQTAAKETANHDILLKMAAKLRVPSMVLCRIILGKMHPTHTRQEIAEMLRMPDMVPDSLLAVNVSYCLYSENMDGPITDAIRRCIGEEYEDRTKKLARAAGMVFYDEGDLRRTGYDKTPDLKLAIPFAFHGRVINWIESKASFGDVDSHRRYIKDQLASYGNRFGPGIVIYWFGYIASIADCAENGNEVIVTDRFPEQHDIELLTFNLPKSLVDQSQGHSDR; encoded by the exons ATGGTCGTTATTAGCACCGAGCAGTACGTGGAAATCCAGAACTTTATCCGTGACTATGAAGGGCTCTCGATCGACTGCAGCGTCGATCTGGTCAAACAGTTTCCGGCCTATCCGAAGGAAACACTCGGCAGTATACTTTCCAAGGAGGTCCTTCAGCGAGTAAAATCGAGCCATTCAAGGATTGTCGCAAAGAGCGCCGCGCTGATTAACGA ATATCAGACAGCCGCAAAGGAAACCGCAAATCATGACATCCTGCTGAAGATGGCAGCGAAACTGCGCGTCCCGTCGATGGTGCTGTGCCGGATAATATTGGGGAAGATGCACCCGACACATACTCGGCAAGAGATAGCAGAAATGCTTCGAATGCCGGACATGGTGCCGGATTCACTGCTGGCGGTGAATGTGAGCTACTGCTTATACAGCGAGAACATGGACGGGCCGATCACGGACGCGATACGACGATGCATCGGCGAGGAGTATGAAGATCGGACCAAGAAATTGGCTCGGGCGGCAGGTATGGTGTTTTACGATGAGGGTGATTTGCGCCGCACCGGTTACGATAAGACGCCCGATCTGAAGTTGGCCATACCGTTCGCATTTCACGGTCGCGTTATTAACTGGATCGAGAGTAAGGCGTCGTTCGGCGATGTAGATTCCCATCGGCGCTACATCAAGGATCAGTTGGCCAGCTACGGCAATCGATTTGGTCCCGGGATCGTAATCTATTGGTTCGGATACATTGCCAGCATAGCCGATTGCGCTGAGAACGGTAACGAGGTGATAGTAACGGATCGGTTCCCCGAGCAACATGACATAGAGTTGCTTACATTTAATCTACCCAAATCGCTGGTAGATCAGTCGCAAGGTCATTCGGATAGGTAG
- the LOC125955168 gene encoding mediator of RNA polymerase II transcription subunit 20 produces the protein MGVTILQPYPVENKSGAQTIDFLQKRVLNLGAVPAGHFLVDCETYSSNPQLGSPKTVHILHNSEQPASVFSILDTGNKQISLVTDGLFDLLMTRIAPAYTSKKQTKIESKGQRFEFGDFLIKLGSVTMSQNFKGVLVEVEYRPCLVPGSCWELMREFLQGFLGSNVSNSMPAYFTQRSSINPNHSKANEIYQPIDTINQYLEHFTNYRKQTMAPLGARP, from the coding sequence ATGGGAGTCACTATTCTGCAGCCCTATCCAGTGGAGAACAAATCCGGCGCTCAAACGATAGACTTTCTCCAAAAACGTGTCCTCAACCTCGGAGCCGTTCCCGCCGGCCACTTTCTGGTGGACTGCGAAACGTACAGTTCCAACCCGCAGCTCGGCTCACCCAAAACGGTTCATATCCTGCACAACTCCGAGCAACCGGCTTCAGTATTTTCCATTCTCGACACGGGCAACAAACAGATCTCGTTAGTTACGGACGGACTATTCGATTTGCTCATGACGCGCATCGCACCGGCCTACACCTCGAAGAAGCAGacaaaaatcgaatcgaaaggaCAGCGGTTCGAGTTTGGCGATTTTCTCATAAAGCTGGGCAGTGTAACCATGAGCCAAAACTTCAAGGGAGTGCTGGTGGAAGTAGAGTACCGACCCTGCCTCGTACCCGGCAGCTGTTGGGAGTTGATGCGGGAGTTCCTGCAGGGATTTCTCGGATCGAACGTGTCCAACTCTATGCCGGCCTACTTCACTCAGCGGTCCAGCATCAATCCCAACCACTCGAAGGCAAACGAGATCTACCAGCCGATCGACACGATCAACCAGTATCTAGAACATTTCACAAACTATCGAAAGCAAACCATGGCACCGCTCGGAGCTCGTCCTTGA
- the LOC125955170 gene encoding zinc finger protein 706-like, with protein sequence MARGHQKIQSQQKAQEKQAKMKKQQGHGLSDQMKAAQKALVFSCAVCKSQMPDPKTYKQHFENKHPKNELPAELKDI encoded by the coding sequence ATGGCTCGTGGACACCAGAAAATCCAATCGCAGCAGAAGGCGCAGGAGAAGCAAGCCAAGATGAAAAAACAGCAGGGCCACGGACTCAGCGATCAGATGAAGGCAGCCCAGAAAGCGCTCGTGTTTTCGTGCGCCGTCTGCAAATCGCAGATGCCCGATCCCAAGACGTACAAACAACACTTTGAGAACAAACATCCTAAAAACGAGTTACCAGCCGAGCTGAAGGATATTTAG
- the LOC125955169 gene encoding zinc finger protein 706-like, giving the protein MARGHQKIQSQQKAQEKQAKMKKQQGHGLSDQMKAAQKALVFSCAVCKSQMPDPKTYKQHFENKHPKNELPAELKDV; this is encoded by the coding sequence ATGGCCCGAGGACACCAGAAAATCCAATCGCAGCAGAAGGCGCAGGAGAAGCAAGCCAAGATGAAAAAACAGCAGGGCCACGGACTCAGCGATCAGATGAAGGCAGCCCAGAAAGCGCTCGTGTTTTCGTGCGCCGTCTGCAAATCGCAGATGCCCGATCCCAAGACGTACAAACAACACTTTGAGAACAAACATCCCAAAAACGAGCTACCGGCTGAGCTGAAGGATGTCTAA
- the LOC125955159 gene encoding uncharacterized protein LOC125955159: MAPQNSTLINDSTGSATVPVATSAEELSNFSPILPPRNHSHRHHHHHHHRHHHHKGEQMEQDTTKTSNEGAKDSTANAKSGSLTGADGGKPTNHAKGLQGPTRATTSRSGSFRMADPTDDPLTSLQSMPYQRSGYGNALDTDGKCGTGRGTVKRELLSSIPCHQHTHHAPSKYPESIESDDALESSPEPPVETVATAQNEPSTSTVPGTTSSDVEIPIWIRGEARFVSGINEATTCCNIIRALIDDEVQNGNYGPEDVAVSRDVNDYVIIERWREVEQVLTGDTRILSIWNAWGNAKSEVQFRLRINKTNMEKGAVGDKENKSKKQKEKIGLINRMMRKVLKQGEAIQNHLSQISQKSTEKRQQDKFRKYVRKNCGKHLIMENFLHDAATNLSDDLSVDGEPLVTENGATVVSSGRDKDRGRSSEGKEKVRRSTFPGKLLFSARKDNSAGNGSGGSSSTAAKEASAGRVLRNLLFESSDQLVDGLKANEDELLLVIDHTSDSDSGIFTNNALSRRDTLPKRPNFGSMVEIDRYTKETEEELVEFQDRGCSDTVRRQQKYHRSKRRYDSLRCHHQNRRRLESAASEDDGVASSAGGHGRTSDLEQELVELVADESLADGPPETVSDGDDDADADDDLTPPVDDFESGEQLDLHRGTFNRTSFRFDLIRQEIEIKTSEMQHLLEQEEALLRRLKLKSAKFHAENQIYRSHIALDFHVERLQNSIDRCAQEIIDIEQQLLETKMEIEEKSPLIDNLRALLEAQEAGQCYRRPIVAKAQDQRYGITTHFPSGGSVDGTGQSADTCFTQVPAATTTRDATSSRTSLTLSSKRKSVPGAEVEFVDNIYEFCDNNQSFVV, encoded by the exons ATGGCGCCCCAAAACTCGACCCTGATCAACGATTCGACGGGTTCGGCCACGGTGCCGGTCGCAACCTCGGCCGAGGAGCTAAGCAACTTTAGTCCAATCCTGCCACCCAGGAACCacagtcatcgtcatcaccaccaccatcaccatcgccatcatcaccacaaggGCGAGCAGATGGAGCAAGATACGACGAAAACCTCGAACGAAGGGGCCAAGGACTCAACAGCAAACGCCAAAAGCGGATCCCTcaccggtgccgatggtggcaAACCGACAAACCACGCCAAAGGCCTACAGGGCCCAACACGAGCCACGACGTCACGTAGTGGAAGCTTCCGAATGGCCGACCCAACCGACGATCCGCTGACGTCACTGCAGAGTATGCCCTACCAAAGGTCGGGCTACGGCAACGCACTGGACACGGACGGCAAGTGTGGCACGGGTCGCGGCACGGTGAAGCGAGAGCTG CTCAGCTCCATTCCCTGTCATCAGCATACCCATCACGCACCGAGCAAGTATCCGGAAAGCATCGAATCCGATGATGCTCTCGAGAGCTCACCAGAACCGCCGGTGGAAACTGTGGCCACCGCTCAGAACGAACCAAGTACTTCCACCGTccccggcaccaccagcagtgacGTAGAAATACCGATCTGGATTCGCGGCGAGGCACGGTTCGTGTCGGGCATCAACGAGGCCACCACTTGCTGCAACATCATCCGTGCCCTGATCGATGACGAGGTTCAGAATGGAAATTATGGACCGGAAG ATGTCGCAGTATCGCGTGACGTGAACGATTACGTGATAATAGAACGATGGCGTGAGGTCGAACAAGTGCTGACCGGCGACACACGAATCCTTTCCATCTGGAACGCGTGGGGCAATGCAAAGAGCGAG GTGCAGTTCCGCTTGAGGATCAATAAAACTAACATGGAAAAGGGTGCCGTCGGTGACAAG GAGAACAAATCCAAAAAACAGAAGGAGAAAATTGGCCTCATCAATCGAATGATGCGCAAGGTTCTGAAGCAAGGCGAAGCCATTCAAAATCATCTTTCGCAAATCAG TCAAAAATCCACGGAGAAGCGTCAGCAGGACAAATTCCGCAAGTACGTGCGCAAGAACTGTGGCAAGCACCTGATCATGGAAAACTTCCTGCACGATGCGGCCACCAATCTGTCGGACGACCTGTCGGTCGACGGAGAACCGCTTGTCACCGAAAACGGAGCGACGGTGGTTTCCTCTGGTCGTGACAAGGATCGAGGACGTTCGTCTGAGGGCAAAGAGAAGGTTCGGCGTAGTACCTTCCCGGGAAAGCTTCTTTTTTCCGCACGCAAAGATAACTCGGCAGGAAATGGTagcggtggtagtagcagcacagcagccaAAGAAGCATCCGCTGGACGGGTGTTGAGAAATTTGCTGTTCGAATCGTCCGATCAGTTGGTGGATGGGCTGAAGGCGAACGAAGATGAGTTGCTGCTCGTGATCGATCACACATCCGACAGCGATAGTGGCATCTTTACCAACAATGCACTGAGCCGTCGTGATACGCTACCGAAGCGACCGAACTTTGGCTCGATGGTAGAGATCGATCGGTACACCAAGGAGACGGAAGAAGAGCTGGTCGAGTTTCAGGATCGCGGATGTAGCGATACGGTCCGGCGTCAGCAGAAGTATCATCGGTCGAAGCGTCGTTACGATTCACTGCGCTGCCATCATCAAAACCGACGACGGTTGGAGAGTGCTGCGTCGGAAGATGATGGTGTCGCATCGTCGGCCGGTGGACATGGGCGTACGTCGGATCTTGAGCAGGAGCTAGTGGAGCTTGTCGCTGACGAATCACTCGCCGATGGACCACCGGAGACGGTgtctgatggtgatgatgatgcagatgccGATGACGACCTGACGCCACCGGTCGATGACTTTGAGTCTGGCGAGCAGCTGGACCTGCACCGGGGAACGTTCAACCGGACATCGTTCCGATTCGATCTAATCCGACAGGAGATCGAGATCAAAACTTCCGAGATGCAGCATCTGCTCGAGCAAGAGGAGGCTCTGCTGCGTCGGCTGAAGCTGAAGAGTGCCAAATTCCATGCCGAGAATCAAATCTACCGTTCCCACATTGCGCTCGACTTTCACGTCGAGCGACTGCagaactcgatcgatcggtgcgcCCAAGAGATCATCGACATTGAGCAGCAACTGCTTGAGACGAAAATGGAGATCGAGGAGAAGTCACCGCTGATCGACAACCTGCGCGCTCTGCTCGAGGCTCAGGAAGCTGGCCAATGCTACCGGCGCCCGATAGTCGCCAAGGCACAGGACCAACGGTACGGCATAACGACCCACTTCCCTTCCGGTGGTTCTGTGGATGGTACGGGCCAGAGTGCTGACACGTGCTTCACGCAGGTGcccgcagccaccaccacccgcgaTGCTACCTCCTCGCGCACCAGTCTCACGTTGTCGTCCAAGCGCAAATCCGTGCCGGGCGCCGAGGTAGAGTTTGTGGACAATATTTACGAGTTTTGTGATAATAACCAGAGTTTTGTAGTTTAG